A section of the Humulus lupulus chromosome 2, drHumLupu1.1, whole genome shotgun sequence genome encodes:
- the LOC133816946 gene encoding syntaxin-22-like — protein MSFQDVAQHQVPSQGVAAAIFQLNTSVAAFRRLVEAVGTAKDTPGHRRKLHDSRQRILQIVKDTTAQLKSLTQSDKLHHHHFSAVSKSKKLEDAKLASDFKTVLQEFQNVQNLASQRESSYTPTSSSFETTITESTADPQSSRQPFLQEHQRQEEVYMYSEIALNEALIEEREQDMKEIQFQIKETNEIFKDLAVLVHDQGIVIEEVNTNLDSASVATSEANTQLAKASKSIKSMCSCFRWWMLVVLVLALVIFLLVLIL, from the exons ATGAGCTTTCAAGATGTTGCCCAACACCAAGTCCCCTCCCAAGGTGTGGCAGCAGCTATTTTCCAGCTCAACACTTCCGTGGCTGCTTTTCGCCGGTTGGTGGAGGCCGTCGGAACCGCCAAGGACACTCCCGGCCACCGCCGCAAGCT CCATGACAGCAGACAACGCATACTGCAGATAGTGAAAGATACTACAGCTCAGCTGAAATCCTTAACCCAATCTGATAAGCTTCACCATCACCAT TTTTCAGCTGTCTCCAAGAGTAAGAAGCTAGAAGATGCAAAGCTTGCAAGTGATTTCAAAACAGTGTTACAAGAATTCCAGAATGTCCAAAACCTTGCCTCTCAGCGGGAATCTTCTTACACTCCTACTTCATCTTCATTTGAAACAACCAt AACTGAATCCACTGCGGATCCCCAGTCCTCTCGCCAACCTTTCCTTCAGGAGCATCAAAG gcaGGAAGAAGTTTATATGTACAGTGAAATTGCTTTAAATGAAGCCCTTATTGAGGAAAGGGAGCAGGACATGAAAGAAATACAATTCCAAATCAAAGAAACAAATGAGATTTTCAAGGACCTTGCTGTTCTTGTCCATGACCAAGGCATAGTTATTG AAGAAGTTAATACCAACTTGGACTCTGCCTCTGTTGCCACTTCTGAAGCTAATACTCAGCTGGCCAAGGCTTCCAAAAGTATCAAATCCATGTGCTCttgt TTTAGGTGGTGGA